A genomic segment from Chitinophagaceae bacterium encodes:
- a CDS encoding DUF3127 domain-containing protein: MSYELTGKLVAKFDAVQKTETFKTREFAVEKTDEFNGRTAVNYVKFQCVQDRTAIIDKVNIGDDIKVYFNIKGSKWERDGKTNYITNLDAWRIEQILPTGNKSQTDSEYMEPLDTFTATNQDAVDDLPF; encoded by the coding sequence ATGAGTTACGAATTAACGGGGAAATTGGTGGCTAAATTTGATGCCGTACAAAAAACTGAAACATTTAAAACCCGGGAATTTGCCGTGGAAAAAACCGATGAATTTAATGGACGTACAGCGGTAAATTATGTAAAGTTTCAGTGCGTGCAGGATAGAACAGCCATTATTGATAAAGTAAATATTGGAGATGACATAAAAGTATATTTCAATATTAAAGGTTCCAAATGGGAAAGAGACGGTAAAACAAATTATATCACCAACCTTGACGCATGGCGGATAGAACAAATTTTACCAACGGGCAACAAATCACAAACGGATAGTGAATATATGGAGCCGCTGGATACTTTTACTGCCACAAACCAGGATGCAGTAGACGACCTTCCCTTTTAA
- a CDS encoding FAD-dependent oxidoreductase yields MQQKLSIKLLPSQAANELCIKQAIFDVLPVNQSALSGYCIHKKSIDARGKKVFINISLTAYINEPPQRLSHFKPQFKIPGPDAKKVIIIGAGPAGIFAALKLLEAGIKPIIIERGKDVRNRRRDLAKLNKEGILNTESNYCFGEGGAGTYSDGKLFTRSSKRGDIQRILQLFVHFGAPENILFEAHPHIGTNKLPGIITALRECIIINGGEILFEKKLIDFNTSGNTIISAGTSDGGLILADAFILATGHSARDIFLLLQQKKWLIEAKPFALGVRIEHPQILIDSIQYHCAVRDKYLPPASYSMVQQVNNNGVFSFCMCPGGIIAPASTAQNELVVNGWSPSKRNNPFANSGMVAEVNDNTLMQDKYYKDAVNNNDPLRFMHFQQMLEQECFKAGSGKFVAPAQRMQDFVQKKISPSLPQNSYLPGVNSSAIHEILPAILSNALSGAFQSFGKKMKGYLTNEAILVATESRTSSPVRIPRNKENLQHPQINNLYPCGEGAGYAGGIVSAAMDGERVAMAIAACI; encoded by the coding sequence ATGCAACAAAAACTTTCTATTAAACTTTTACCTTCACAAGCGGCAAATGAGCTCTGTATAAAGCAAGCTATTTTTGATGTTTTGCCTGTAAATCAATCTGCTTTAAGCGGTTATTGCATCCATAAAAAATCTATTGATGCCCGTGGCAAAAAAGTTTTTATCAATATTTCGCTTACGGCATATATTAATGAACCACCCCAACGGCTTTCCCATTTTAAGCCACAATTCAAAATACCCGGCCCCGATGCTAAAAAAGTAATTATTATTGGTGCCGGGCCTGCCGGCATATTTGCCGCTTTAAAATTGCTGGAAGCGGGTATTAAGCCCATTATTATTGAAAGGGGAAAAGATGTAAGAAACCGTAGAAGAGACCTTGCAAAACTGAATAAAGAAGGAATATTGAATACCGAAAGTAATTACTGCTTTGGCGAAGGTGGTGCAGGAACTTACAGCGATGGCAAATTATTTACCCGAAGCAGCAAAAGGGGCGATATTCAAAGGATATTACAGTTGTTTGTTCATTTTGGTGCACCCGAAAATATTTTATTTGAAGCTCATCCACATATTGGCACCAACAAACTCCCGGGTATTATTACTGCACTAAGGGAATGCATCATTATCAATGGAGGTGAAATATTATTTGAAAAAAAATTAATTGATTTTAATACCTCCGGCAATACGATTATCAGTGCCGGCACATCTGATGGCGGTTTAATATTGGCTGATGCTTTTATTTTAGCCACCGGCCACTCCGCAAGGGATATTTTTTTGCTGCTCCAGCAAAAAAAATGGCTTATTGAAGCCAAGCCTTTTGCCCTTGGCGTACGTATTGAACATCCTCAAATATTAATTGACAGTATCCAATATCATTGCGCAGTAAGGGATAAATACCTGCCGCCGGCTTCCTATTCCATGGTGCAACAGGTAAATAATAATGGGGTATTTTCTTTTTGCATGTGCCCGGGTGGCATAATTGCCCCGGCATCTACAGCCCAAAATGAACTAGTGGTAAATGGATGGAGCCCATCTAAAAGAAATAACCCTTTTGCCAATAGCGGAATGGTAGCAGAAGTAAATGATAATACATTAATGCAGGATAAATATTATAAGGATGCCGTAAACAATAATGATCCTTTGCGTTTTATGCATTTTCAGCAAATGCTGGAACAGGAATGCTTTAAAGCAGGATCTGGTAAATTTGTTGCCCCGGCTCAAAGAATGCAGGACTTTGTTCAAAAGAAAATTTCACCGTCGCTTCCCCAAAATTCTTATTTACCGGGAGTCAATAGTTCAGCCATTCATGAAATCCTACCCGCAATTTTATCCAATGCACTTAGCGGGGCCTTTCAATCATTTGGAAAAAAAATGAAGGGTTATTTAACCAACGAAGCAATTTTAGTTGCCACAGAAAGCCGTACAAGCAGCCCGGTTCGTATTCCAAGAAACAAGGAAAATTTACAGCACCCGCAAATTAACAATTTATATCCCTGTGGAGAAGGCGCTGGCTATGCCGGCGGTATTGTAAGCGCTGCAATGGATGGCGAAAGAGTAGCAATGGCTATAGCAGCCTGCATTTAA
- a CDS encoding T9SS type A sorting domain-containing protein gives MKKLYKLLLLFFLLISFFANAQNNCAISVPITSIPYISGTLTTCGTVNDYPEGSYFSSFYGDGEDYVFSMFVNNAPVSYQFTLGGSAEWKILSVHTSCPPTSANAIGGVFTNESGFGQTVVNFPSNGLYFIFVDTWPPPDCGEFTLSVTTPPPAPANDNCATATTVNCGITYAGTTLSATDDVLPTGVLDCGVDLTTGIYHGVWFKYTPTVSGQSTFSACGSTYDTYIRVYSGADCASINQCEASDDDGCGTFSGPSSIDVTVTAGTTYYVLLGGYGPSSSGDYSLSVSCPTACVRPSNVFAQNPTSSTVDVSWDGTGTFILEYGPPGFTPGTGSAAGVGGTVINPATSVQTITGLATSTSYDVYIRQDCSGTGSGFSLNSDVAFFTTLGPPPANDNCAGATVVTCGTLYTGSTVNATNDVLPAVSCGGIDNTADGFYKAVWFRYTAATSGEVSISTCAQSDYDNYLRVYTGTSCGTITSCVGYDNSGCGFMFGPAAMLLNVTAGTTYYILLGGYDNSVFSYGNYSLQITCPSTCNIPTNVTVANVTANTANISWSGSGNFVLEYGPPGFTPGTGATAGVGGTVINPAVSAQAISGLTATTIYSVYVRKNCTGTGNGYSANSLVMNFQTLADAPSNDECTGAITIGPTAISSTNVGGTQTMPAVNCGGFTSPNANDVWYQFTTSSNGGASILVENTTFPGLDIVVQAFSGTCGALVPIDCADATVTGDNEVLNLTGLLANQTYYVRVYGYNSSSAPFNISVSGAALPITIQYIKGSKLSKTSNLINWKINCTSGEANMVLERSTDGRRFEPIYNITADYIRCQQPFDYTDNSPVTGINYYRLRTIDADGDRNYSTIITLLNNDKAFEMARLVPNPVETNATIEMVSTVRSKLIIKITDVAGKIILTQSQVLNTGSNTLMLKLAHLPAGTYFINTLSEDGTKQTLRFVKQ, from the coding sequence ATGAAGAAACTCTACAAGCTCCTGCTGTTGTTTTTTTTATTGATTTCATTTTTTGCCAATGCACAAAATAATTGTGCCATTAGTGTCCCAATCACATCCATACCGTATATCAGCGGTACATTAACCACATGCGGTACGGTTAATGATTATCCCGAGGGAAGTTATTTTTCATCTTTTTACGGAGATGGGGAAGATTATGTTTTCAGTATGTTTGTAAACAACGCACCCGTAAGTTACCAATTTACTTTAGGAGGTTCTGCAGAATGGAAAATCTTGTCGGTACATACCTCCTGCCCTCCTACATCTGCCAATGCAATTGGGGGTGTATTTACCAATGAATCGGGATTTGGACAAACGGTAGTAAATTTTCCCAGCAATGGCCTTTATTTTATTTTTGTGGATACCTGGCCACCGCCGGATTGCGGCGAATTTACTTTAAGCGTTACCACACCGCCACCAGCGCCTGCAAATGATAATTGCGCAACTGCCACTACGGTTAACTGCGGCATTACTTATGCAGGTACAACATTATCTGCTACTGACGATGTATTGCCAACCGGTGTTCTTGATTGTGGCGTTGATTTAACAACTGGCATTTATCATGGCGTATGGTTTAAATATACACCTACAGTAAGCGGGCAATCTACTTTTTCTGCCTGCGGCTCTACTTATGATACTTACATAAGAGTTTACTCAGGTGCAGATTGCGCTTCTATTAACCAGTGCGAAGCATCAGACGATGATGGTTGCGGTACTTTTTCAGGTCCTTCATCCATTGATGTAACTGTAACAGCTGGAACAACCTATTACGTTTTGCTTGGGGGCTATGGCCCTTCCAGTTCGGGTGATTACAGCTTATCGGTTTCCTGCCCTACAGCATGTGTAAGGCCTTCGAATGTATTTGCACAAAATCCTACATCAAGCACTGTTGATGTAAGCTGGGATGGAACCGGAACTTTTATTTTAGAATATGGTCCTCCGGGCTTTACGCCGGGTACAGGATCCGCAGCAGGTGTTGGTGGCACGGTTATTAATCCTGCAACTTCTGTACAAACCATTACCGGGCTTGCAACCAGCACATCTTATGATGTATATATCCGCCAGGATTGCAGCGGTACAGGCAGCGGTTTTAGCCTTAACTCTGATGTGGCATTTTTTACCACACTTGGCCCTCCGCCGGCAAATGATAATTGCGCAGGCGCAACGGTGGTAACATGCGGAACGCTTTATACAGGAAGCACAGTAAATGCTACTAATGACGTTTTACCAGCCGTAAGTTGTGGTGGTATTGACAATACTGCAGACGGATTTTATAAAGCTGTTTGGTTTAGATACACCGCAGCAACAAGTGGGGAAGTATCCATTTCTACCTGTGCACAATCTGATTATGACAACTACCTTAGGGTTTATACAGGCACAAGTTGTGGTACAATTACATCTTGTGTTGGTTATGATAATAGTGGTTGCGGATTTATGTTTGGTCCAGCGGCGATGCTACTTAATGTAACAGCAGGCACAACTTACTATATACTTTTGGGCGGATACGATAATTCTGTATTTAGCTATGGAAATTATTCTTTACAAATTACCTGCCCAAGTACATGTAACATTCCTACAAATGTTACGGTGGCAAATGTTACTGCAAATACAGCAAATATTTCCTGGAGTGGTTCAGGCAATTTTGTTTTGGAATATGGTCCTCCGGGGTTTACTCCGGGAACAGGCGCTACAGCAGGAGTTGGTGGTACGGTTATTAATCCTGCGGTTTCTGCTCAGGCAATTAGCGGTTTAACTGCTACTACAATATACTCTGTATATGTAAGAAAAAATTGTACTGGTACAGGCAATGGCTATAGTGCAAATTCTTTAGTGATGAATTTTCAAACTTTGGCAGATGCGCCTTCAAACGATGAATGCACCGGCGCAATAACCATTGGACCAACCGCTATTAGCAGTACAAATGTTGGCGGTACGCAAACAATGCCGGCGGTAAATTGTGGCGGCTTTACTTCGCCCAATGCTAATGATGTATGGTATCAGTTTACTACATCATCCAATGGCGGTGCATCTATTTTAGTTGAAAATACCACGTTCCCCGGCCTGGATATTGTTGTACAGGCATTTTCCGGAACTTGTGGCGCACTGGTTCCAATAGACTGTGCAGATGCAACCGTAACCGGCGATAATGAAGTACTTAACCTCACCGGTTTACTGGCAAACCAAACTTATTATGTAAGGGTTTATGGTTATAACAGCAGCTCTGCTCCATTCAACATAAGTGTTTCTGGTGCAGCATTGCCCATAACCATCCAATATATTAAGGGTTCAAAACTTTCTAAAACTTCAAACCTCATTAACTGGAAAATAAATTGTACCAGTGGTGAAGCCAATATGGTTTTAGAACGCAGTACAGATGGCAGGAGGTTTGAGCCCATCTATAATATTACTGCTGATTATATTCGCTGCCAGCAACCTTTCGATTATACGGATAATAGCCCGGTTACCGGAATTAATTATTACCGCTTAAGAACAATAGATGCTGATGGCGACAGAAATTACAGTACAATTATTACCCTTTTAAATAACGATAAGGCTTTTGAAATGGCAAGGTTGGTTCCCAACCCGGTTGAAACAAATGCCACTATTGAAATGGTAAGTACAGTAAGATCAAAGCTGATCATAAAAATTACTGATGTTGCCGGTAAAATTATCCTTACCCAATCGCAGGTTTTAAACACAGGTTCAAATACATTAATGCTAAAACTGGCTCATTTACCTGCAGGCACATACTTTATTAATACCCTTAGTGAAGATGGCACAAAACAAACTTTGCGTTTTGTAAAGCAATAA
- a CDS encoding DUF4476 domain-containing protein: MKQIFTLLLFTLCFLSISAQNRNGRTKLTITNGSNEQIKVQVDGRQYNMNGRNDDVAINNLAAGYHSVKIYKEDRKRNNGRWSSLSRYKIVFQKSVYLSRGYQLDLMINRFGKVFMDEAVLDNNYYNDQFPDEDDDNNWSNQHREMDQQVFNQLKTSLQNESFDNSKLTMAQQAIAANWVSTNQVKQLLEVFSFEDNKLALAKYAYPFTTDRNNYFLLYDTFTYSSSKEALAKFIREYKD; encoded by the coding sequence ATGAAACAAATTTTTACCCTTTTACTGTTTACCCTGTGTTTTTTATCAATTTCAGCTCAAAACAGGAATGGCCGCACCAAACTTACCATAACTAACGGCAGTAATGAGCAAATTAAAGTTCAGGTTGATGGCAGGCAATATAATATGAATGGCAGAAATGATGATGTTGCCATAAACAACCTTGCAGCAGGCTACCACTCTGTAAAAATTTACAAGGAAGACAGGAAACGGAATAACGGCAGATGGTCTTCTTTGAGCCGTTACAAAATTGTTTTTCAAAAATCCGTTTACCTTTCCAGGGGTTACCAGCTTGATTTAATGATTAACCGTTTTGGAAAAGTATTTATGGATGAAGCAGTGTTGGATAATAACTATTACAATGACCAGTTTCCTGATGAAGATGATGACAATAACTGGAGCAACCAGCACCGTGAAATGGACCAGCAGGTATTTAACCAATTAAAGACTTCATTACAAAATGAATCATTTGATAATAGCAAGCTAACCATGGCCCAGCAGGCAATTGCGGCAAATTGGGTGAGTACAAACCAGGTGAAACAATTACTGGAAGTTTTTTCGTTTGAAGACAATAAATTAGCCCTTGCTAAATATGCGTATCCTTTTACTACCGACAGGAATAATTATTTCCTGCTTTACGATACATTTACTTACAGCAGCAGTAAAGAAGCCCTGGCAAAATTTATAAGAGAATATAAAGATTAA